The proteins below come from a single Saccharopolyspora sp. SCSIO 74807 genomic window:
- a CDS encoding NBR1-Ig-like domain-containing protein, with product MSEPCTPGKRGRKQLRPDPATGPVAAFAHRLCELKEAAGDPSYDRMRGDFGAAASKSALSSAARGQDLPSWETTWEFVRSLAVGVLGEDAGATRREWSRRWERAREDAAASLPGAHSSGLASGANGTAGAESAAAGTRGTVNGTPTGVPDSVPAPGEDVASPEDATTSGDAAFSGKTAFSGKTPFSEQAAFSGKAASPEGAPSPEEAAPSGDAASPGSAAARETPDSPEPPTGRPAARERLRRALLPAGTAVVVTVAAIAAATYFLSEPQRPIPGDNSLMVDENLLDDSPVQAGGSFVKTWDLRNAGDVPWSGRYLEQAGPPIGDSACTAPKRVWIPDVRPGDTVRVAVPVNAGDEPGRCKIAWKMVDESGRLFFPENALHPVFFDWRVVR from the coding sequence ATGAGCGAACCGTGCACTCCCGGCAAACGCGGCCGCAAGCAGCTGCGCCCGGACCCGGCGACCGGTCCGGTCGCCGCGTTCGCGCACCGGCTGTGCGAGTTGAAGGAGGCGGCCGGAGATCCCTCCTACGATCGGATGCGGGGCGATTTCGGCGCGGCCGCGTCGAAATCCGCGTTGTCGTCGGCTGCGCGCGGCCAGGACCTGCCTTCGTGGGAGACCACTTGGGAGTTCGTGCGCAGCCTCGCGGTCGGTGTGCTCGGCGAGGACGCGGGCGCGACTCGCCGCGAGTGGTCCCGACGTTGGGAGCGGGCACGCGAGGATGCCGCGGCGAGCCTCCCCGGCGCGCACTCGAGCGGTCTCGCGAGCGGAGCGAACGGGACGGCCGGCGCGGAGTCCGCGGCGGCGGGCACCCGCGGAACGGTCAACGGCACACCGACCGGCGTCCCGGACTCCGTTCCAGCGCCCGGCGAGGACGTCGCGTCTCCCGAAGACGCCACGACCTCCGGAGACGCAGCGTTCTCCGGAAAAACCGCGTTCTCCGGAAAAACCCCGTTCTCCGAACAAGCAGCGTTCTCCGGAAAAGCCGCGTCTCCCGAAGGCGCACCTTCCCCCGAAGAAGCCGCGCCCTCCGGAGACGCAGCGTCCCCGGGCAGCGCGGCCGCCCGCGAAACCCCGGACTCCCCCGAACCTCCGACCGGCCGTCCCGCTGCCCGCGAGCGGCTCCGCCGCGCCTTGCTCCCGGCCGGAACCGCCGTCGTCGTGACCGTCGCGGCCATCGCCGCCGCCACGTATTTCCTTTCCGAACCGCAGCGGCCCATTCCCGGCGACAACTCGTTGATGGTCGACGAGAACCTGCTCGACGACAGCCCGGTCCAGGCAGGCGGGAGTTTCGTCAAGACCTGGGACCTGCGCAACGCAGGTGACGTGCCGTGGTCCGGCCGATACCTCGAGCAGGCCGGACCGCCCATCGGCGATTCCGCCTGCACCGCGCCGAAGCGGGTGTGGATCCCGGACGTGCGGCCGGGCGACACGGTGCGGGTGGCGGTCCCGGTGAACGCGGGCGACGAACCGGGCCGCTGCAAGATCGCGTGGAAGATGGTCGACGAATCCGGGAGGTTGTTCTTCCCGGAGAACGCGCTGCACCCCGTTTTCTTCGACTGGCGGGTGGTGCGCTGA